A single window of Aphidius gifuensis isolate YNYX2018 linkage group LG1, ASM1490517v1, whole genome shotgun sequence DNA harbors:
- the LOC122847924 gene encoding SET and MYND domain-containing protein 4-like — MDQEDTKRLEIYLGTIAKWKTRVKDEILSVLPVSENDKITNMNTEQQCEVEDSEAVKLLKKFTIKILFAKTNSQELSLLLNDRSDLLFRLSMFQSCVDDISRINLDFFPSSVQQEIFRRQAKSHIALTIQSLSTLVDNPMMFNEEDDNLIQDLVYNFESISGISFNAGNECLFEPTIPIFPEKNEFIPGFSDAVKLNYSDELGRFLTATRDLLPGELIGACKTYVSVVSRDDRHNFCWFCKKQTYNGIACEACPLVLYCSVDCLNESHEQYHSIECAILPLLLIDDDYIVLTMALRTTIKAYKECECDIDKLMSTYDVNAKSPTKVELLKSDHDPNKYGSVDKAQNERKQ, encoded by the exons ATGGATCAAGAAG atacgaAACGTCTGGAAATTTATCTTGGCACAATTGCCAAATGGAAAACAAGAGTTAAAGATGaaattttatctgttttaCCAGTTAGCGAAAACGATAAAATCACTAACATGAACACAGAGCAAc AATGCGAAGTCGAAGATTCAGAAGCAGTTAAATTGCTAAAgaaatttactattaaaattCTATTTGCAAAAACAAATAGCCAAGAATTATCGTTATTACTGAATGATCGTAGCGATTTATTGTTTAGACTCAGTATGTTCCAGTCGTGTGTAGATGATATATCTAGAATAAACTTGGACTTTTTTCCATCAAGTGTACAGCAAGAAATTTTTCGTCGCCAAGCCAAAAGTCATATTGCTTTGACAATACAATCTCTATCTACATTAGTTGATAATCCAATGATGTTTAATGAAGAAGATGACAACTTAATTCAAGATTTAGTGTATAATTTTGAAAGCATATCTGGTATCAGTTTTAATGCTGGCAATGAATGCCTATTTGAGCCAACCATACCAATATTtccagaaaaaaatgaattcatTCCTGGTTTTTCTGATGCTGTTAAACTCAATTATTCAGATGAACTTGGTCGGTTTTTAACAGCAACGAGAGACCTTTTACCTGGTGAATTAATTGGCGCTTGTAAGACATATGTCAGTGTCGTAAGTCGTGATGATCGACATAACTTTTGTTGGTTTTGTAAGAAGCAAACTTATAATGGCATAGCATGTGAAGCATGTCCACTAGTATTATACTGCTCAGTTGATTGCCTCAACGAATCACATGAGCAATATCACTCGATAGAGTGTGCTATATTACCCTTACTATTAATTGATGACGATTACATTGTTCTTACAATGGCACTCAGAACAACCATCAAAGCATACAAAGAATGTGAAtgtgatattgataaattaatgtctACTTATGATGTCAATGCTAAATCACCAACAAAAGTTGAATTACTCAAGAGTGACCATGATCCCAATAAATATGGTAGTGTTGACAAAG cacaaaatgaaagaaaacaaTAA
- the LOC122847539 gene encoding acyl-CoA:lysophosphatidylglycerol acyltransferase 1-like yields the protein MVDENCPREDYIIIPECQTLSKMPDSSPSPSSALINILSGIVILIKSFLRIGFVLVNNAYCIPTYMVWMIFLYPMKYYHPQFYWKLEGLFFHWLLAMVSMWSWSAGYDIIEQGDDIEQIINERTLVVANHQSTGDVPMLMNIFNSKPNVLPNVMWIMDSVFKYTNFGIVSLIHQDFFICAGRKNREGSLKQLEKHIDESYIPRERKWMVLFPEGGFLCKRRETSQRFAKKNNLPILENVTLPRVGAMQTIVDRLSPCQNNNFSDQLNTMGTSLSKPQINWILDITIAYPQGKPIDLPTIITGSRPPCETVLFYRLYPSTVVPKDPDALAKWLYDRWAEKETLLDNFYKYGSFLGPGQPAPEGHKIQQDSLRYLILHLFFLTSSYVHYHIISYVLSCIW from the exons ATGGTCGATGAAAATTGTCCACGTGAGGACTATATAATTATACCTGAGTGTCAAACTTTATCAAAAATGCCAGACTCATCCCCTTCTCCTTCATCAGCCTTGATTaa taTTTTAAGTGGTATTGTGATACTCATAAAAAGCTTCCTAAGAATTGGATTTGTCCTTGTAAATAATGCTTACTGTATTCCAACATATATGGTAtggatgatatttttatatccaatgaaatattatcatcCACAATTTTATTGGAAACTTGaaggtttattttttcactggTTATTGGCAATGGTTTCCATGTGGTCTTGGTCTGCTGGTTATGACA TCATTGAACAAGGTGATGATAttgaacaaattattaatgaaagaaCACTCGTCGTTGCAAATCATCAAAGTACTGGTGATGTACCAATgttgatgaatatatttaattcaaaaccAAATGTTTTACCAAATGTCATGTGGATCATGGATagtgtatttaaatatacaaattttggTATTGTTTCATTGATTcatcaagatttttttatatgtgca GGAAGAAAAAATCGAGAAGGAAgtttaaaacaattagaaaaacatATTGATGAATCTTATATACCACGTGAAAGAAAATGGATGGTATTATTTCCAGAAGGTGGTTTTCTTTGTAAAAGAAGAGAAACATCACAAAgatttgctaaaaaaaataatttaccaattcTTGag aatgTAACATTGCCAAGAGTTGGTGCAATGCAAACAATTGTTGATCGATTAAGTCCctgtcaaaataataatttttctgatcAATTAAATACCATGG GTACCAGTTTATCTAAACCTCAAATAAATTGGATACTTGACATAACGATAGCATATCCACAAGGCAAACCAATCGATTTGCCGACAATAATTACAGGGTCAAGGCCACCCTGCGAAACCGTCCTTTTTTATCGTTTATATCCAAGCACAGtg gtACCAAAAGATCCAGATGCATTAGCTAAATGGCTTTATGATAGATGGGCAGAAAAAGAAACATtgttagataatttttataaatatggaTCATTTCTTGGTCCTGGACAACCAGCACCTGAAGGACATAAAATTCAACAGGATTCATTGAGATATCttattcttcatttattttttttaacatcaagcTACGTacattatcatattatttcatatgtGTTATCGTGTAtttggtga
- the LOC122847925 gene encoding protein artemis-like has product MSTFEGRIEEIPGVSVDNFGNDNVKSSLFFLSHCHTDHMYGLDKLLQTLPNDPVNKFYCSKLTKNFIIELWNLNDSVSSKINTIDENQTIITEYKLNNKIYNLTVTSVPAGHCPGSIMFLFEINKKFILYTGDFRINSQDLSKIKSLHDEKNVPIKFDNIYLDTTFFDDSFDYLPTRQQSFVEILKFIKNWLDKDEKNIINIEISAKFGSEYIYMKLFDELNIKVHVLNDVYKAFSNIINVKNCITNNPYTTRVHACQLKGNKSPLNCRNDIDVSNIMTVIPSVWYWKNKNLKNKFTDFLSKENRYYVCYSTHSSYQELIYFIKYFKPKKVYPCQ; this is encoded by the exons atgtcaacgtTTGAGGGAAGAATTGAAGAAATACCAGGCGTCTCTGTGGATAATTTTGGAAATGATAAtgttaaatcatcattattttttttgagtcaTTGTCATACTGATCATATGTATGGACTTGATAAATTACTACAAACACTACCAAATGATccagttaataaattttattgtagtaaattaacgaaaaattttatcattgaattatggaatttaaatgattcagtatcatcaaaaataaatacaattgatgaaaatCAAACAATCATaacagaatataaattaaataataaaatttataatttaacagtAACTTCTGTACCAGCTGGTCATTGTCCAGGTtcaataatgtttttatttgaaattaataaaaaatttatattatataccggtgattttcgtataaattcacaagatttatcaaaaattaaatctctacatgatgaaaaaaatgttcccattaaatttgataatatttatcttgacacaacattttttgatgattcatttgattatttaccAACACGACAACAAtcatttgttgaaattttaaagtttattaaaaattggcttgataaagatgaaaaaaatataattaatattgaaatatcagCAAAATTTGGAtcagaatatatttatatgaaactttttgatgaattaaatattaaagtaCATGTTTTAAATGATGTTTACAAagctttttcaaatattattaatgttaaaaattgtataacaaATAATCCATATACAACTAGAGTTCATGCATGTCAATTAAAAGGTAATAAAAGTCCTTTAAATTGTCGTAATGATATTGATGTTAGCAATATCATGACTGTTATACCATCAGTATGGtactggaaaaataaaaatttaaaaaataaatttactgattttttatctaaagAAAATAGATATTATGTTTGTTACTCGACTCATAGTTCTTAtcaagaattaatttattttataaaatattttaaaccaaAGAAAGTATATCCTTGT CAATGA
- the LOC122847927 gene encoding probable elongation factor 1-delta, whose translation MAATALSQEKVWFDKPSYDKAECFHFEKLAKVVSDNIKDLLSINKLTTEKKNLTSTEQQTKSSSKKSKEKKNKADKKNVHTKNDDEKKDDYSNQESQGDACSMDPAVQSLADEFAKAREHIKKSLQCIDNIEAEADRPIKDVPERLEAIEYENRMIKSAVRVLETQLGRLQDDDDDDVDLFGSDSEGEDDEAAKIREQRLAAYAAKKSKKPVLIAKSNIILDIKPWDDETDMKAMEQEVRKIQCDGLLWGAAKLVPLAYGIKKLQISCVVEDDKVSIDWLTETIQEQEDYVQSVDIAAFNKV comes from the exons atggCAGCAACAGCACTTTCCCAGGAAAAAGTTTGGTTCGACAAACCTTCGTACGACAAAGCTGAGTGTTTCCACTTTGAAAAATTAGCAAAG GTGGTGTCAGATAATATTAaggatttattatcaataaataaattaacaactgaaaagaaaaatttaacatcaactgaACAACAAACAAAATCATCGTCTAAAAAatcaaaggaaaaaaaaaataaagctgataaaaaaaatgtacatactaaaaatgatgatgaaaaaaaagatgattattcaaatCAG GAAAGCCAAGGTGATGCTTGTTCAATGGATCCTGCAGTACAGAGTTTGGCTGATGAATTTGCAAAGGCGCGAGAAcacattaaaaaaagtttacaatGT attgataatattgaagcAGAAGCTGATAGACCAATTAAAGATGTACCAGAACGTCTTGAAGCTATAGAGTACGAAAATCGAATGATTAAAAGTG CTGTTCGTGTTCTTGAAACACAATTAGGTAGACTTCAA gatgatgatgatgatgatgttgatctTTTTGGTTCTGATTCTGAG gGTGAAGATGATGAAGCAGCCAAGATTAGAGAACAACGTCTTGCTGCTTATGCtgcaaaaaaatcaaaaaaaccaGTTCTCATTGCCAAATCAAATATTATCCTTGATATTAAACCATGGGATGATGAAACAGACATGAAAGCAATGGAACAAGAAGTTAGAAAAATTCAATGTGATGGTTTATTATGGGGAGCAGCTAAATTAGTACCACTTGCATATGGaattaaaaaacttcaaaTTTCATGTGTTGTTGAAGATGACAAGGTTTCAATTGATTGGCTTACTGAAACAATTCAAGAACAAGAAGATTATGTTCAAAGTGTTGACATTGCTGCATTcaacaaagtttaa
- the LOC122847550 gene encoding very-long-chain (3R)-3-hydroxyacyl-CoA dehydratase 2-like: MANKNEKSKKNDNNSIGNIYLILYNISLVIGWSYILCILTRYYFTNDFKGQSLWNVVFNSLMISQNAAVLEIVHASTGLVRSNPIITTFQVLSRVMVVVGVLLATPSTVSASSIGLPIALFAWSVTEIIRYGYYFANLVGYVPYFLVWLRYTTFIVLYPIGVTGELLCFYAAQVYASKNTNLWSYSLPNSWNFTFSYHYLLITIMLLYIPLFPHLYLHMFGQRKKLLGPQKTTKTQKVN; this comes from the exons ATGGCcaacaaaaatgaaaagtctaaaaaaaatgataacaacAGTATTGGTAATATTTACTTgatattatacaatatttcACTTGTTATTGG GTGGAGTTATATATTGTGTATTTTAACACGTTACTATTTTACAAATGATTTCAAAGGTCAAAGTCTGTGgaatgttgtttttaattcattgatGATATCACAAAATGCTGCTGTACTTGAG atTGTTCATGCATCAACTGGATTGGTACGTTCAAATCCAATTATAACAACGTTTCAAGTATTAAGCAGAGTCAtggttgttgttggtgttttaTTAGCAACTCCATCAACTGTATCAGCTTCATCAATTGGTCTTCCAATTGCTCTCTTTGCCTGGTCAGTTACTGAAATTATTCGTTATGGTTATTATTTTGCAAATCTCGTTGGATATGTACCCTATTTTCTTGTATGGTTGAg aTATACAACATTCATTGTTCTTTATCCAATTGGTGTTACTGGTGAACTATTGTGCTTTTATGCTGCTCAAGTATATGCTTCGAAAAATACAAATCTTTGGAGTTATTCATTACCAAATTCATGGAATTTTACATTCAGTTATCATTATCTTCTTATAACTATTATGTTACTTTACATTccat tatttCCACATCTGTATCTTCATATGTTtggacaaagaaaaaaacttcttgGACCACAAAAAACTACAAAGACacaaaaagttaattaa
- the LOC122847537 gene encoding mannose-6-phosphate isomerase-like: MELQCAIQNYHWGKKGLLSSVARLIKASNPNIAIDDNKPYAELWMGTHPSGPSSIRKTNESLVEFINNNNDVLGDEVKKTFGDSLPFLFKILSIATSLSIQAHPDKKRAEILNKLQPNVYKDPNHKPEIAIALTKFEALCGFRPVSEIQYFLKSVPELCMVIGDDIANEFIGSDEANCRINLRKCLEGLLTHHADSTADRLKNYLERLRQMDECSREEMNAHLFERLHADFPGDVGCFGIYFFNYVTLKPGEAIYLSPDEPHAYLSGDCVECMACSDNVVRAGLTPKLKDVPTLVEMLTYKCEPGFEKYFKSTKIDEFTEIFRPPIKDFAVAKIEILSSTTTYTLSPQNSAGILIIIEGKIQVNSNIYNEGSVLFIKSKEQLNLKILSENKRTLMFEAFANV, translated from the exons ATGGAGCTACAGTGTGCtatacaaaattatcattggGGAAAAAAAGGTTTATTAAGTAGTGTTGCAAGATTAATTAAAGCATCAAATCCAAATATTGCTATTGATGACAATAAACCATATGCTGAATTATGGATGGGAACACATCCAAGTGGTCCATcatcaattagaaaaacaaatgaatcattggttgaatttatcaacaataataatgatgtacTTGGTgatgaagttaaaaaaacatttggtGATTCAttgccatttttatttaaaatattatcaatagcAACATCATTGTCTATTCAAGCTCATCCAGATAag AAAAGagctgaaatattaaataaacttcaGCCAAATGTTTACAAGGATCCAAATCATAAACCAGAAATTGCAATTGCATTGACTAAATTTGAGGCACTTTGTGGTTTTCGTCCTGTATCagaaatacaatattttttaaaatcagtaCCAGAATTATGTATGGTTATTGGTGATGATATTGCCAATGAATTTATTGGTTCTGATGAGGCTAATTGTAGAATTAATTTACGTAAATGTCTTGAGGGTCTTTTGACACATCATGCTGATTCAACAGCTGAtagattgaaaaattatttggagAGATTAAGACAAATgg atGAGTGTAGTAGAGAAGAAATGAATGCTCATTTATTTGAACGACTTCATGCTGATTTTCCAGGTGATGTTGGTTGttttggaatatattttttcaactatgtTACTTTGAAACCTGGTGAAGCTATTTATTTAAGTCCAGATGAACCACATGCTTATCTCAGTGGTg ATTGTGTTGAGTGTATGGCTTGTTCAGATAATGTTGTTCGTGCTGGTTTAACTCCAAAATTAAAAGATGTACCAACACTTGTTGAAATGTTAACATACAAATGTGAGCCtggttttgaaaaatattttaaaagtacaaaaattgatgaatttactGAAATATTTAGACCACCAATTAAAGATTTTGCTGTTGCTAAAATTgag ATTTTATCTTCCACAACAACATACACATTATCACCTCAAAATTCAGCTggtatattgattattattgaaggaaaaattcaagttaattcaaatatttataatgaagGTTCtgttttgtttatcaaatcaaaagaacaattaaatttaaaaatactaagtgaaaataaaagaaccCTTATGTTTGAAGCATTTGCTAATGTttga
- the LOC122847548 gene encoding general transcription factor IIF subunit 2-like, with protein sequence MSTSTERELDLSNASRGVWLVKVPKYISNKWEKAPGNIEVGKLKITKIPGSKAEVSLKLADSVMSLKETGEEDIPQQHRLDVTTVTRQMLGVFSHIPANPDADESEPKDEQLFMEGRIVQKLECRPDADKCYMKLKKASIRRAAVPSRSIQTLDRAVQNFKPVSDHKHNIEYAEKKKAEGKKMRDDKNSVTDMLFAAFEKHQYYNIKDLVKITRQPIVYLKEILQEVCVYNLKNPHRNMWELKPEFRCYDGDKPIEPIEPMDADDSS encoded by the exons atgtcTACTTCAACAGAAAGAGAATTAGATTTAAGTAATGCATCACGTGGTGTTTGGCTTGTTAAAGttccaaaatatatatcaaataaatggGAAAAAGCACCTGGTAATATTGAGGTCGGCAAACTCAAAATAACAAA aatTCCTGGTTCAAAAGCTGAAGTTTCATTGAAACTTGCTGATTCAGTAATGTCATTAAAAGAAACAGGTGAAGAAGATATACCTCAACAACACAGACTTGATGTTACCACAGTAACTCGACAAATGCTTGGTGTATTTTCACATATACCTG cCAATCCAGATGCAGATGAATCAGAGCCAAAAGATGAACAACTTTTTATGGAAGGTAGAattgtacaaaaattagaaTGTCGTCCAgatg ctGACAAGTGTtacatgaaattgaaaaaagcaaGTATCAGAAGAGCTGCTGTTCCTTCAAGAAGTATACAAACACTTGACAGAGCTgttcaaaatttcaagccaGTTTCTGATCACAAAcacaat atTGAATATGCAGAGAAGAAAAAGGCTGAAGGTAAAAAGATGagagatgataaaaattcagtGACGGATATGTTATTTGCTGCATTTGAAAAACATCAGTATTATAATATCAAAGACTTGGTTAAAATTACACGTCAGCCAATT gTTTATTTGAAGGAAATACTTCAGGAagtgtgtgtatataatttgaaaaatccaCACAGAAATATGTGGGAATTAAAACCAGAGTTTCGTTGTTACGATGGCGACAAACCAATTGAACCAATTGAACCAATGGACGCTGATGACTCTAgctaa
- the LOC122847928 gene encoding transmembrane protein 43 homolog, giving the protein MSQNRPIAVSRRHPNQRNDESVESNSNNSNRLLQNNRLPPSIVEQFRESWLTAIIGLILFATGMCLLFWNEGKAASIAQSLDEALENIALISDIQNIPEEYNGRLVHLSGPLSINEPLTEPDYGIVVDSVKLKRRVQMYQWIEYEDSGLGEAENHDDPKNYYYTTEWKDKLIDSDSFYIRNGHENPTEIPIKSQIQIAEEVKIGNVILGDEMKNKFTEFLEITSDQRPDRVDIKMHSGLYYHSADLWNPHVGDIRILFLYAGKANDIYSIVGKLSDGIIVPYVTTRNEVILLQRKHTVDVHQMFHLEHVHNYWRTWTIRGLGWLVLFLAATCLANILKTIITNSSFLYGIIEIDSITMSVSMSISLLVVGFAWVWYRPIVALCLALASIVPFIYSTFFSNDDERQQGRAAYRRI; this is encoded by the exons atgtcACAAAATAGa ccAATAGCTGTATCAAGAAGACACCCAAATCAAAGAAATGATGAATCAGTTGAGAGTAATTCTAATAACTCAAATcgtttattacaaaataatcgTCTTCCACCTTCAATTGTTGAACAATTTCGTGAATCATGGCTAACAGCAATTAttggattaatattatttgcaactggaatgtgtttattattttggaatgag GGAAAAGCAGCTTCTATAGCTCAATCACTTGATGAAGCATTAGAAAATATTGCACTTATAAGTGACATTCAAAATATTCCAGAAGAATATAATGGTCGTTTGGTACATTTATCTGGTccattatcaataaatgaacCACTTACTGAGCCTGATTATGGTATTGTTGTTGACAGTGTTAAATTGAAACGACGAGTACAAATGTATCAGTGGATTGAATATGAAGACAGTGGACt TGGTGAAGCTGAAAATCATGATGAtcctaaaaattattattatacaactgAATGGAAAGATAAGCTAATTGATTCagattcattttatatacgtAATGGTCATGAAAATCCAACAGAAATACCAATAAAATCACAAATACAAATTGCTGAAGAAGTTAAAATTGGTAATGTTATATTAGGTGATGAaatgaagaataaatttaCTGAATTTTTGGAAATAACAAGTGATCAAAGACCAGATCGTGTTGATATTAAAATGCATTCTGGTCTTTATTATCATAGTGCTGATCTTTGGAATCCTCATGTTGGTGATATAagaattctatttttatatgctGGTAAAGctaatgatatttattcaattgttggTAAATTAAGTGATGGAATTATTGTTCCTTATGTTACAACAAGGAATGAagttatattattacaaagaAAACATACTGTTGATGTACATCAAATGTTTCATTTAGAACATGTTCATAATTACTGGAGAACTTGGACAATaag ggGTCTTGGTTggttagtattatttttagcaGCAACATGCCTGGCAAATATACTTAAAACAATCATAACAAactcatcatttttatatggaattattgaaattgattCAATAACAATGTCAGTGTCAATGTCAATAAGTCTTTTGGTTGTTGGTTTTGCCTGGGTTTGGTATCGTCCAATTGTTGCATTGTGTTTGGCACTTGCTTCAATtgtaccatttatttattcaacatttttttcaaatgatgatgaacGTCAACAGGGTCGTGCAGCATATCGacgaatttaa
- the LOC122847555 gene encoding N-alpha-acetyltransferase 20-like, translating into MSIIRPLTCDDLFKFNNVNLDPLTETYGLPFYMLYLARWPEYVQLAESPSGEIMGYIMGKAEGRDENWHGHVTALTVSPDYRRLGLAARLMKYLEDISEKKEAYFVDLFVRVSNKVAIQMYQELGYIVYRTVLEYYSGNPDEDAYDMRKALSRDVHRQSVIPLPYPVRPEDVE; encoded by the exons ATGTCTATAATCAGGCCATTGACAtgtgatgatttatttaaattcaataatgt gaaTTTAGATCCATTGACTGAGACT tatGGACTTCCATTTTACATGCTTTATTTAGCACGTTGGCCAGAATATGTTCAACTTGCTGAATCACCAAGTGGTGAAATAATGGGCTACA taatggGAAAAGCTGAAGGTCGTGACGAAAATTGGCATGGTCATGTAACAGCCCTTACAGTATCACCAGATTACAGAAGACTTGGTCTTGCTGCAAGATTAATGAAATACCTTGAAGATATTTCTGAAAA aaAAGAAgcatattttgttgatttatttgtacGTGTTAGTAATAAAGTTGCTATTCAAATGTATCAAGAATTAGGATATATTGTTTATCGAACTGTGCTTGAGTATTACTCTGGAAATCCTGATGAAGATGCAtatg ATATGAGAAAAGCATTGTCAAGAGATGTTCATCGACAATCAGTTATACCCTTGCCTTATCCTGTTCGTCCTGAAGATGTTGAATGA
- the LOC122847535 gene encoding probable ATP-dependent RNA helicase DDX47 has translation MNKNEENSDNPVIENNDNTIAPWKSLGIEESLCQACEKLNWKTPTPIQIQAIPQVLEGRDVIGIAETGSGKTGAFMIPIIQALLKKPEHFFALILTPTRELAFQIRGEFEAYTSFLDHKINSVTLVGGSSLIEDSLIFASKQTKPHVIIATPGRLVDHLENTNGFNLNTLKFLVMDEADKILNMDFEIEVDKIIHAIPRERRNLLFSATMTKQVQKLQRAALKNPIKVEVSTTYKTVDNLDQSYLLIPSVLKEVYLVHILNELADNSFIVFCATCTSTIQLTTILKNLGIKAIPLNGKMSQDKRSAALDKYKSKKRLILIATDVASLGLDIPHVGVVINYDIPTNSKSYVHRVGRTARAGRSGRAITFVTQFDVELYRKIEDAICKKLPQYETEEKEVMKLQERVGEARRSANMELNKFKNKYGKRKKSKNDDDDDDDDDTEQSSGIRKRIGKKFNHDSKKP, from the exons atgaataaaaacgaAGAAAATTCTGATAATCCTGTAATTGAAAACAATGACAATACAATTGCACCATGGAAAAGTCTC GGAATAGAGGAGTCACTTTGTCAAGcatgtgaaaaattaaattggaaAACACCAACACCAATCCAGATTCAAGCAATTCCTCAAGTTTTAGAGGGTCGAGATGTAATTGGTATTGCTGAAACTGGATCTGGTAAAACAGGTGCTTTTATGATACCAATAATTCAAGCACTCTTAAAAAAACCAGaacatttttttgctttaattttaacaCCAACCAGAGAACTTGCATTTCAAATACGTGGAGAATTTGAAGCAtaca cttcTTTTCTTGATCATAAGATAAATAGTGTAACTCTTGTTGGAGGATCTAGCCTTATTGAAGATTCTCTTATTTTTGCAAGTAAACAAACAAAACCTCATGTAATAATAGCAACACCAGGTCGTCTTGTTGATCatcttgaaaatacaaatggcTTTAATCTtaatacattaaaatttttggtaATGGATGaagctgataaaatattaaatatggattttgaaattgaagttgataaaattattcatgctATACCACGTGAACGTCgtaatcttttattttctgcAACAATGACTAAACAAGTACAAAAACTTCAACGTGCAGCATTAAAAAATCCAATTAAAGTTGAAGTATCAACGACATATAAAACAGTTGATAATCTTgatcaatcatatttattGATTCCATCAGTTTTAAAAGAAGTTTATCTTGTTCATATTCTCAATGAATTAGCTGACAAtagttttatagttttttgtgCAACATGTACTAGTACTAttcaattaacaacaatattaaaaaatttaggaaTAAAAGCTATACCACTTAATGGAAAAATGTCACAAGATAAAAGATCAGCTGCATTAGATAAATACAAATCTAAAAAACGTTTAATATTAATAGCAACTGATGTTGCTAGTTTAGGATTAGACATACCACATGTTggtgttgttattaattatgatataCCAACAAATAGCAAATCTTACGTTCACAGAGTTGGTAGAACAGCACGTGCTGGTAGATCTGGACGTGCAATAACATTTGTAACTCAATTTGACGTTGAGCTATATCGAAAAATAGAAGATGCAATCTGTAAAAAACTTCCTCAATATGAaactgaagaaaaagaagTCATGAAACTTCAAGAACGAGTAGGTGAAGCACGACGATCTGCTAATATGGAAttgaataaattcaaaaacaaatatggcaagagaaaaaaatcaaaaaatgatgatgatgatgatgatgatgatgacactGAACAATCATCTGGTATTAGAAAAcgtattggaaaaaaatttaatcatgatagtaaaaaacca
- the LOC122847553 gene encoding 60S ribosomal protein L30-like, with product MVAPKKQKKAMESINSKLALVMKSGKYVLGYKQTLKSLRQGKAKLVIIANNTPPLRKSEIEYYALLAKTGVHFYTGNNIELGTACGKYFRCCTLSITDPGNSDIIKSMPTAEQA from the exons ATGGTTGCTCCAAAGAAAcag aaaaaggCTATGGAGAGCATCAACTCCAAACTTGCTTTGGTCATGAAATCAGGCAAATACGTATTGGGATACAAGCAAACCTTGAAATCTCTTCGTCAAGGAAAAGCCAAGCTTGTCATCATTGCCAACAATACACCCCCACTGAG aAAATCAGAGATTGAATACTACGCTTTGTTGGCTAAAACTGGAGTTCATTTTTACACTGGTAACAATATTGAATTGGGTACAGCTTGTGGTAAATACTTCCGTTGTTGCACACTCTCAATCACAGATCCTGGTAACTCAGACATCATCAAGTCAATGCCAACTGCTGAACaagcataa